One stretch of Candidatus Binatia bacterium DNA includes these proteins:
- a CDS encoding MexH family multidrug efflux RND transporter periplasmic adaptor subunit, protein MQQSFLLSLATILACASISCGRTGGAESAAAAPSKLVPRAVVVRVAPAVVRPVQRTVNFVGTLYGRDEVTIASQVEGQVERVHVDLGDAVGEGEVLLEIDDSSWRARLREAEANLAKARTDEERARQLVAERVISPQEYEARKTAAQVAEAQRDLLRVTLQHARVLSPIQASVARRFVSVGEYVRPGTPLFTLVVQDPLKLRGDVPERFAPELQSAQPVEVRVDAYPNEVFRGALARISPASNPQNRSVTVEALVPNPDRKLKPGFFANAAIVTRADDRAVCIPQDAVMSFAGVHRVFVISDQRAEAREVELGRRLPDGLVEVVGGVAAGELVAVSGLSKLESGAAVEIDRAAPDSGATQAGDS, encoded by the coding sequence ATGCAGCAAAGTTTCCTGCTTTCTCTAGCAACTATCCTCGCGTGTGCGTCGATAAGCTGCGGCCGCACCGGAGGCGCCGAAAGTGCAGCCGCAGCGCCGAGCAAGCTCGTCCCGCGAGCGGTCGTGGTCCGGGTCGCTCCCGCTGTGGTGCGCCCGGTGCAGCGCACGGTAAACTTCGTCGGGACTCTGTATGGCCGCGACGAGGTCACCATTGCCAGCCAAGTGGAAGGGCAAGTCGAGCGTGTGCATGTGGATCTGGGTGACGCGGTCGGCGAGGGCGAAGTGTTGCTGGAAATTGACGACAGTTCGTGGCGGGCGCGGCTGCGCGAGGCGGAAGCGAATCTCGCCAAGGCGCGTACGGACGAGGAACGTGCCCGCCAGCTCGTCGCGGAGCGTGTGATTTCGCCGCAAGAATACGAAGCGCGAAAAACGGCAGCTCAAGTCGCCGAGGCCCAGCGCGATTTACTGCGAGTCACCTTGCAGCATGCCCGCGTTCTTTCGCCCATCCAAGCCAGCGTGGCGCGAAGGTTCGTGTCGGTTGGCGAATACGTGCGACCGGGCACGCCGCTCTTCACGTTAGTGGTTCAGGATCCGCTCAAGCTGCGTGGCGACGTACCGGAGCGGTTTGCGCCCGAGCTGCAATCCGCGCAACCGGTGGAGGTTCGGGTAGATGCTTACCCGAACGAAGTGTTCCGGGGAGCGCTAGCGCGGATCAGCCCGGCGTCAAACCCGCAAAACCGTTCCGTTACGGTGGAAGCGCTGGTCCCCAATCCCGATCGCAAACTCAAGCCGGGCTTCTTTGCCAACGCGGCCATCGTCACGCGCGCGGACGACCGTGCGGTGTGTATTCCTCAAGATGCTGTGATGTCCTTTGCCGGCGTGCACCGGGTGTTCGTGATCTCCGACCAACGTGCGGAAGCACGGGAGGTGGAGTTGGGCCGGAGGCTACCGGATGGTCTCGTGGAGGTCGTCGGCGGAGTCGCTGCCGGGGAGCTGGTCGCCGTTTCGGGCTTGAGCAAGCTGGAGTCGGGCGCGGCGGTCGAAATCGACCGTGCCGCACCTGACTCCGGCGCAACGCAGGCAGGTGATTCATGA